A window of the Leishmania braziliensis MHOM/BR/75/M2904 complete genome, chromosome 1 genome harbors these coding sequences:
- a CDS encoding putative thioredoxin: MPFTEVYGVEQFREIANEPTLTVVCFSAVWCGPCKTIEKDLDRLTYEFSNVRFAKVDADNNTEIVTKCRVMQLPTFMLVKAGQMLGYVIGADLAQLKARIREEANKS; the protein is encoded by the coding sequence atgccCTTTACGGAGGTGTATGGCGTGGAGCAGTTCCGTGAAATCGCGAACGAGCCCACTCTCACCGTCGTGTGCTTTAGCGCGGTGTGGTGCGGTCCATGCAAGACCATCGAGAAGGATCTGGACAGGCTCACTTACGAGTTTTCGAATGTGCGCTTTGCGAAGGTGGACGCAGACAACAACACGGAAATCGTAACCAAGTGCCGAGTGATGCAGCTGCCGACCTTCATGCTGGTGAAGGCGGGGCAGATGCTCGGGTATGTCATCGGGGCAGACTTAGCGCAGCTCAAGGCAAGGATACGAGAAGAGGCGAACAAGTCGTGA
- a CDS encoding pseudouridylate synthase-like protein, giving the protein MRRLSLRRAWQPSFLKHLSDVEPVPQKAPVEKQRRQHIPLSLQAREELSRKSNELQYHVVTQDWFGQRVDDFITQHHPEWDYETVKRLVQQGHIYRYRRNGKRRYTRLTDRLEFDELVVVPTASFWGRQLAPPSGVELQSLSTSQQRERRQKFHLSAKAREMAQEMVLFKNEHVVVINKPSGVPIMPTHDPLAMNITDLLPAWRYTNTQMPIVCHNLDAETSGCVLLARSANAHRMLGRMFVKRVVPNSVYWGFAVGKPPVNFGRIRMHFEIQKGQGGDVIVARPAPTANSKVGIAEFVVNASALEFGSFISFYPLTTRRHQERIMAAHALRAPLLGDAKYGGESAFPHSLSLFWDPARKDVPLHLHHRKIQLPYKNGAGAFVCVTAPLPQHMEKTFKRLGWPVDADDPLIPG; this is encoded by the coding sequence ATGCGGCGTCTTTCCCTGCGGCGGGCATGGCAGCCGTCTTTTCTCAAGCATCTGTCGGATGTGGAGCCGGTGCCGCAGAAAGCCCCGGTAGAGAAGCAGCGTAGACAGCATATCCCGCTCTCTCTGCAGGCACGTGAGGAGTTGTCGCGCAAGTCGAATGAACTGCAGTACCACGTAGTCACACAAGACTGGTTCGGCCAGCGGGTGGACGACTTTATTACTCAGCACCACCCGGAGTGGGACTATGAGACGGTGAAGCggctggtgcagcaggggCACATCTACCGCTACCGGAGAAATGGGAAGAGGCGGTACACTCGATTGACGGATCGTCTTGAGTTCGATGAGCTCGTCGTCGTGCCGACAGCGAGCTTCTGGGGGCGTCAGCTCGCGCCGCCGAGTGGGGTAGAGTTGCAGAGCTTGTCGAcatcgcagcagcgggagcggcggcagaaatttcacctctctgccaaggcgcgcgagaTGGCGCAGGAGATGGTGCTCTTCAAGAACGAGCACGTCGTCGTGATCAACAAGCCGAGTGGCGTGCCGATCATGCCAACGCATGACCCGCTCGCCATGAACATCACAGACCTGCTTCCGGCGTGGCGGTACACCAACACGCAGATGCCAATTGTGTGTCACAACCTCGATGCTGAAACGAGCGGGTGCGTTCTGCTGGCGCGCAGCGCGAACGCGCATCGCATGCTGGGCCGCATGTTTGTGAAACGCGTCGTACCGAACAGTGTGTACTGGGGCTTCGCGGTTGGAAAGCCGCCCGTCAACTTCGGCCGCATTCGCATGCACTTCGAGATTCAGAAGGGGCAGGGCGGCGACGTTATTGTTGCTCGCCCCGCCCCCACAGCGAACTCCAAGGTGGGGATCGCCGAGTTCGTCGTGAACGCTTCCGCTCTGGAGTTCGGCAGCTTCATCTCCTTTTACCCGCTCACGACGCGGCGGCATCAGGAGCGCATCATGGCCGCCCACGCGCTGCGAGCACCACTCCTCGGCGACGCCAAGTATGGTGGCGAGAGCGCCTTTCCACATTCCTTGTCGCTCTTCTGGGACCCTGCCCGCAAAGATGTCCCACTGCACCTCCATCATCGCAAAATTCAGCTTCCCTACAAGAACGGCGCTGGGGCGTTTGTCTGCGTCACGGCGCCGCTACCGCAGCACATGGAGAAGACATTCAAGCGGCTGGGGTGGCCAGTAGATGCTGACGATCCGCTTATCCCTGGTTGA
- a CDS encoding putative acidocalcisomal exopolyphosphatase, with protein sequence MSGIINDFLRRCLKKVAGKVQPLTVVQGNEGGDMDSIVGCIYLAILFDKQPKFGFENPVPVLNFPKEDFGLRNDVAKLFTELGIDASLLMSVQRGQFADNFIDIAALNASVVLYDHNKLRENQSNLASRVVGVVDHHFDEQQYIDTAVKLRILRCVGSACTLITELYRECGEDVMCPTLLTAPIILDTVNFEPAQKKVTPEDIAAYEWLRVKESVEGTDAATLFAKLSKWKDDVLGLSVPEILRRDYKQFNFKARTKKGVMSTGTSSVPCTCKQLEGHFSVNMVVEEAAKYMEQHQLDVLVFTFSGQASGKHSREIAFCAKPDTMSVFASFVTEAPSGLSFTKITKCPTADGSYEYTSYSLSDPSISRKKLVPVLSEFLAEGTRSLL encoded by the coding sequence ATGTCTGGCATCATCAACGACTtcttgcgccgctgcctcaaGAAGGTGGCCGGCAAAGTGCAGCCGCTGACAGTGGTGCAGGGAAACGAGGGAGGCGATATGGATAGCATTGTCGGCTGCATATACCTAGCCATTCTTTTTGACAAGCAACCTAAATTTGGCTTTGAGAACCCTGTACCTGTGCTGAACTTTCCAAAAGAGGATTTCGGTCTGCGCAACGATGTCGCGAAGCTCTTCACGGAGCTCGGGATCGATGCATCACTCTTGATGTCGGTGCAGAGGGGGCAGTTTGCGGATAACTTTATCGATATTGCTGCTCTCAACGCTTCTGTTGTTCTTTATGACCATAATAAGCTGAGGGAAAATCAAAGCAATCTCGCCTCCAGGGTTGTCGGGGTAGTGGACCATCACTTCGATGAGCAGCAGTACATCGATACTGCAGTCAAACTAAGAATTCTGCGGTGTGTCGGATCCGCTTGCACACTCATTACGGAGCTTTACCGCGAATGCGGCGAAGATGTTATGTGCCCCACGCTCCTAACGGCTCCGATTATTTTGGACACAGTGAACTTTGAGCCGGCACAAAAAAAAGTGACACCAGAGGATATCGCTGCATATGAGTGGCTGCGTGTCAAGGAGAGCGTTGAGGGTACTGATGCCGCAACTCTCTTTGCGAAGCTGTCAAAGTGGAAGGATGACGTACTGGGACTTAGTGTTCCAGAAATCTTGAGGCGGGATTACAAGCAGTTCAACTTCAAAGCCAGGACAAAGAAGGGTGTTATGTCGACGGGAACTAGTAGTGTTCCGTGCACATGTAAGCAGTTAGAAGGCCATTTCTCTGTTAACATGGttgtggaggaggctgccaAGTACATGGAGCAACACCAGCTGGATGTGCTAGTCTTCACATTTTCTGGTCAAGCCAGCGGCAAGCACTCTCGCGAAATCGCTTTTTGTGCAAAACCTGATACAATGTCAGTCTTTGCTTCCTTTGTGACGGAGGCTCCGAGTGGCTTATCATTTACCAAGATCACGAAGTGCCCAACGGCGGACGGATCATACGAGTACACCTCGTACTCTCTCAGCGACCCTTCTATTTCTCGCAAGAAGCTGGTGCCAGTGCTATCCGAATTCCTAGCTGAGGGGACGCGGAGTCTTTTGTGA
- a CDS encoding putative poly(A) export protein, whose product MWDLNSSQKAVVASHDLPISCLDFLTLPQTMSQVLITGSWDGKLRWWDLRQQNFVREDNLGEPVFALDAQKTVPMLAAATGRLAHVYDVQQMQKVNELKLPDVMKFNLRCITCAPQYDGVGVGSSEGRVSFLNLKDGQGCTFKAHIISEKSHYILNQTNFCVHHPTLPILLSGGGDGNLTLINRVDRKIVKTLHCEQKVGTQAIPISAGDISVDGSLVAYAHSYDWAMGKSGYKNQPTSVHIRPLS is encoded by the coding sequence ATGTGGGACCTGAATTCGAGTCAAAAGGCGGTCGTTGCGTCACATGATTTGCCAATTAGCTGTCTCGATTTTCTGACTCTTCCACAGACGATGAGCCAGGTGCTTATCACCGGGAGCTGGGACGGCAAGTTGCGTTGGTGGGACCTGAGGCAGCAGAACTTTGTGAGGGAAGATAACTTGGGGGAGCCTGTGTTCGCTCTCGATGCACAGAAAACAGTTCCAATGTTGGCTGCTGCAACAGGTCGACTTGCTCATGTTTATGACGTGCAACAGATGCAGAAGGTCAACGAACTCAAACTCCCCGACGTTATGAAATTTAATCTCCGCTGCATCACGTGCGCCCCACAGTACGACGGAGTCGGAGTCGGTTCCTCAGAGGGGCGAGTCTCCTTCCTCAACTTGAAAGATGGTCAAGGGTGCACATTCAAGGCGCACATCATTAGCGAAAAGTCCCACTATATTCTAAATCAGACCAATTTTTGTGTGCACCACCCTACGCTGCCAATTCTCCTGTCCGGTGGAGGCGATGGTAATTTGACGCTCATCAACCGTGTCGATCGCAAAATCGTCAAAACACTTCACTGCGAGCAAAAAGTAGGCACTCAAGCGATCCCAATATCGGCTGGCGACATCAGCGTGGATGGATCTCTTGTTGCCTATGCGCATAGCTATGATTGGGCTATGGGTAAGAGTGGCTACAAAAACCAACCAACCTCAGTGCACATTCGGCCGTTGTCGTGA